The Pogona vitticeps strain Pit_001003342236 chromosome 3, PviZW2.1, whole genome shotgun sequence genome includes a window with the following:
- the LOC140706101 gene encoding uncharacterized protein LOC140706101 — MPSITKTTTKVCTHLPSFLFFLSFFLSFFLSFFLSFFLSFFLSFFLSFFAFLLSLLSCFLSCFLSFFLSCFLAFLLSCFLSYIVPLSFFLSFLLACLLACLLACLLACFLTSFLFLSFFLSFFLSFFLSFFLSCLLACLLACLLACLLACFLSFLLSFFLSFFSFLLSCFLSYIVPLSFFLSFFLACLLACLLACLLACLLAFLHSSFLSFLITFFLSYIVPYIVSFFLSFLLACLLSCFLAFLLSSFLSFFLSFFLFLSFFLSFFLSFFLSFFLSFFLSFFESGWFIKGNALCSFAKQNRKQR; from the coding sequence ATGCCCTCCATCACTAAAACCACAACCAAAGTATGcacacaccttccttccttccttttctttctttctttctttctttctttctttctttctttctttctttctttctttctttctttctttctttctttctttctttctttctttgctttcttgctttctttgctttcttgctttctttcttgctttctctctttctttctttcttgctttcttgctttcttgctttcttgctttctttcttacatcgttcctctttctttctttctttctttcttgcttgcttgcttgcttgcttgcttgcttgcttgcttgcttgcttgctttcttacatcgttcctctttctttctttctttctttctttctttctttctttctttctttctttctttctttcttgcttgcttgcttgcttgcttgcttgcttgcttgcttgcttgcttgcttgctttctctctttccttctttctttctttctttctttcttttctttcttgctttcttgctttctttcttacatcgttcctctttctttctttctttctttctttcttgcttgcttgcttgcttgcttgcttgcttgcttgcttgcttgcttgcttgctttcttacatagttcctttctttctttcttgattacattctttctttcttacatagTTCCTTacatagtttctttctttctttctttcttgcttgcttgcttgctttcttgctttcttgctttcttacttagttcctttctttctttctttctttctttctttctctttctttctttctttctttctttctttctttctttctttctttctttctttctttctttctttctttctttctttgaaagcgGATGGTTTATCAAAGGAAATGCTCTCTGTTCTTTTGccaaacaaaacaggaaacaaaGGTAA